aatgctGTAATACCAATTTTTGTATGTTCCAAATGGTCTACGTCATGTCATGTGTTCGTCTTTTAACGGTTCatttactattatatatattctaagaGTTTGTCACTTATTccacttttaaattttattttttaccgACTTTCTATCGTCAATGTGATTGTATGCATTGACTGTGTGGTACTTAAGTGTTGTGTTAGAAATATAGCaaaggaaaaaggaataatgaagaaaaggaagaggaTAAAGATGTCATTTACATTTGAAATCCCTATTTCCCCGCCAAATTGATATCTCCACGTTAGCTGAGCCTCTAGTATAAAAGGCGCCACATGACTCCTCGGGCTTCTTCAGTACACTACACATTTGAAACTCCGCTGATTTCCTCCTACCTCTACTCCGATTCCATCGTTTTGATTTCACGATGGTACGTTGTATTGATCCAAAGCCCTATTTTATGGGAATGTATATTGTCTGGTTTTTTTCCCAGTTATTTCGTCTGAATAAAATTCATCTGCTTGTTGCTAGTTTTCGTCTTGATTTAGCTGCTGgaaaatttgatgtatttgagcgtaaaaatttgagaattctCGGTTACTTTTGTGtacatgtaaattttgatatatttatcattcatTTCTGGCGGTGAAGAAGTATTTGTTCTGTTTTGTTGTATGTTACAGAGTAGTCAtgtgttgatttattttagttgTAGAAATCCATGTATAGAATGCGAATTGGAGATTTTGGTACTGATATGGAATTTCTGATTAGAAATTGGAATGGACTCGTGAAGGTAAGAATTCATTGGAAAATGATGTTAATAGTTAGACAGACTTGAATTGTCATTTTCATTTGGTAATAAGTACTTTAGATAATGTTCCTaaattagtgaaaattcaCTTTTCACATTTTGGTTAACACACAAACTTCCTAcgatttaataatctattcTGTTATTTGATgcatttattgatttttctttaatccATTATGTAAATAACCTTGAGTGGtgacaatttaatttagtacATGTGCTCTAACATACCAATACAAGGCATTCTACATCTTCAAGATTCTGATAATCTTTATCTCCCTTTACCTTGCATTTGGACTTCTGTTCTGATTATCTCAGTTCTATCACTTCTTACTGTCATGAATATCTTGTGCTAGAATACATTATCACTTTGCGAATTCtaactacaattttaattgtgGCCAGTCTAAGAAAAGAGGACTCTCTTTGGACGAAAAACGTGAAAAGATGCTACAAATTTTCTATGAATCCCAGGACTTCTTCCTTGTAAGTATATTGACTTGTTTATATCCAATCATTATGATGTCTTCTTGTGGTCTTTCTCATTGCACtttatgtttgtctatattgctAATTTCATTAGTGAATCACCCAATGTGTTTCCCATGGTTGGTCTGTCAGTGTATTCAGTGACAGACTGCTACCTCTTTCTTTCTAGCTTCATATATTCTTTGCAACCTGGCAGTCAATGTTGGTTTGCATTTTtttgacataaaaaatgatgtaTGAGCTTAACAAgtttcttttcatactaatcttataaatacatttcatCTCTTCCATTACTTTTCACTCATTACAGTATTGTGGTTCCGCATCAACCATGATATGCTAAGTTCTAATGAGGCTTCacactttcttttcttttctgtttttttgttttttgaagcggtgatttattatttatgtacaGTTCCAATTCATACTATATCTATgaaataaagatttttttgtgatttaaagAAATAGGCTTGTAAGTATTTCGTCTAGCCTGTTTGCCATTTTGGATATAGACAGCTTTGCTTTGCTTCTGCATCGTATGCCCAGAACTATGTTATAAGATACACATCAAATAGATGTTTCAAAAGTTATAGCCTACAGTTTTTGATGAGTTCAGTGAGGTTTCTCTCTTTAGTGTCCACTTAGATGATATTTCCTCTCAATATAGGAGGAAATGTTTATTAAAGTCCACGATTGCACTTACGAAGCCATGTAAGGTATAAATACTTACTAGTGGTTTAGCATTCAATTTTGGGATACTACCTTACTGGCCAAGCCATATACAAGGAACTTTTTATCTCACACGGTCACACACCCAGGATGTTCTTTAAGTAATAGCCCCCGATTATCTGTATATATTGAGATAATACTGGTATTCGTTTATCACATGCCATCTTAACCAGATCATTGGTTATTCCTGAATCATGTTTTAGCTCAAGGAACTTGAGAAGTTGGGCCCCAAAAAAGGCGTAATCACCCAATCAGTAAAAGATGTCGTCCAAAGTCTAGTGGATGATGACCTTGTCTTCAAAGACAAGATTGGAACTTCTGTAAGTAAGCTTACTAGATGGTCAATGGAACATGTTGTCTTTCACTTCAACTCAATGTCCATGCATAGCATGGTTTCATTTTGCACATGTTTTTTGTGGCATTTGTTAACTTGATAAATGTCCTTTTTGAGTTTCATGTGCTAAAACATCTTTCAGGTATATTTTTGGAGTCTTCCTAGCTGTGCTGGTAACCAGgtgatttgataattattcaTATCCTGAAGTTAGAATGTAATTCACGTTTATGTTGATTGTGCCAATACGCGAGTTGTTTTACAGCTAAGAAATATACACAGAAAGCTTGACTCTGATCTTCAAAGTAGTAAAAAACGATACATAGAACTTACTGATCAATGCAATGCTTTGAAGAAGGGACGAGAGGAATCTGTAAGTATGTTTGCCCCTggactttttatattttgtcagtTTACAAGCAACGTTCCATGCAGCTTTACAGTTTCTTAAGCTTTTGACTACATTAGGATGAACGGGAGGAGGCACTTGATGAGCTTAAATCGATTGAACAGAAATATAACGGGCTCAAGGTTGGTTTACATAACTTCATGGGAGAGTCATTCCTTTTCAGACCATCTTCCCCACTCTAATTTCTTTGGCATGAATGCTGAAGTTATAGCACCTTTTTCTCAGGATGAAATTGTTGAATACTCAGACAATGATCCGGCTACATTTGAAGCAATGAGTTAAGTATCGTCATccttttatcaaattatttgttttcccAACATGAAGTTGGCTGTGAATCCTTTGGCACTTTCGTGGTTCTCAAGTATTATGTGATTTGTGTGTTATTAAGTTTAATGTTTCTGTGCAGAGAAAGCCATCGAAGTAGCTCATGCGGCAGCTAATAGATGGACAGGTTTCCTTTTCTCCATAGTTAAAGCTATTTTTGAATTCAAACATCGGATGTATGTTatctgtttttcttgtttcctcTATCAATCATGTGTTATCTTTCACAGATAACATCTTTACACTGCAACAATGGTGCTCACACAACTTCCCTCAGGCAAAAGAGCAACTGGATCATCTTTACAATGAGGTATGTAGCTTAAATTGGGCTTGAGTTGCAGACTGAGACCATATCTATCATCTGATTTTGCGAAAGAACAAGATCTGAAGATGTTGATCTTATGATAGCACTCTCTCTTGCCAGCACTTGAGGTTTTTCTTACTATGCTGAACAGGTTGGAATAGCTGATGACTTTGACTATTTGGAGTTACCTGCAGCTGCTTCAGTCTGCTCTCCTGGAGATCAGATGCTGGAAGGCAAACCTTAAATTCTGTATCTTCAGTGAAAAAGGTTGTACTCAGATATGCCTCGGAATTTTCGCTAAGTGGTAATATAAGCATTTTTGTCGACTCTTTAAGAATTgaatttaccctttaaaaaTCAGTGCATTGATCGTCCACAGTAATTTTCCAACATTATAAGGATACATCACTTGGTTTTGAATGAAAAGGTCCTGAGGTGTGCTGTGAATCTGTGTTTGTATATTTGTGTATGGTTTTCGGGTTCCCATCGGTGCTTAATATTGCAATCCGGTGTTTCTACTTATTTCATTCTTGAACTGGAAGTTTAGACCGAGGGAAAGGACCGAGGATGTATCCCTCTAGTAAAATTTTCAGGATGACTTTCTTTGCCTTTTGAACCGTGAGATGGATTCTTCTCCGATATCATCTCATGAAGTGAAATGTAGTTTTACTGACTTCCCCGAGTTCCTATACTCAATATCAGAATTTAGAAAGCAGCCCAATTTGTTCAATCTATTCTTGTACTCATGTTTTTCATGAATTTGTAATAGTGTTCGTTTCCATTAATGGAATTGAACTGAAGCCAACGTTTTGTAATCGAAGATATCTCGCCCTACCGAATACTGCATTTCGATTTGGTTCAGTAAAAACCGAAACTTATTTCAATCcggtttaattttatacagagttaatcaaaaattaaaaaaaaaatataatgcaatgttaatttgttagttataaattaatgttaaacaataagtataataaattaagagagtgaggagagtgtgtgtgggtgtgagagagagagagatagagtgTGTATGAGTGTATAAATGGGGATATTTTGCcttatgatatattaattttatatagcttataagatcttataaaaaaaatttagaactgaatgaaaattgatatttatcatcgATTGATTAATATTGACTTAATGCAAGTTAaacaatatctttttttttaactgaaCTACTCTTAcaatagtgaaaatatatctttttaaatgcATTAACACGTGGAGATATATTAGGGTAATTGGATcacaaaaagatttatttaatttgcaatgaatcggtaataagtcaattagggataatttattaatttttatcagtttttgttgttaatagcagcaaattcagtaaattttaattaacgatttggtttatttattagacgaaagcaaactttaaaaatattaaatataatttttcaaattaaaaaaaggactacgtataattatatcaaatcttaagaatagaaaatgtaattatctcatacatatatttataatatgattgatGAACTGTGGAGGATGACTCGATCATATTTCAGGTCATTGTGGTGTTGGTCCAATTGGACCAAACTTTGACCCGTATATAATCTATAATATGtcttttgtttaaaaaacaaaattattgtttaatcgaatgttgtatttttgtgagattgaactatattttggggaattaattatttacataatttctaACAGAGAAACtgttataaaatttactaacTCAAACACATTTCATGTTATTCCGTCTTTTCCTACAGATTCaaactcaaatatattttcatttttacacaaaatacaatacaaaaacaaaaacccacTTCAGAATACCGATAATTAAAAATCgagaatgaaaacaaaatcaaacaagactATATATTTGAGTTGGA
This Sesamum indicum cultivar Zhongzhi No. 13 linkage group LG5, S_indicum_v1.0, whole genome shotgun sequence DNA region includes the following protein-coding sequences:
- the LOC105161830 gene encoding meiotic nuclear division protein 1 homolog, with the protein product MSKKRGLSLDEKREKMLQIFYESQDFFLLKELEKLGPKKGVITQSVKDVVQSLVDDDLVFKDKIGTSVYFWSLPSCAGNQLRNIHRKLDSDLQSSKKRYIELTDQCNALKKGREESDEREEALDELKSIEQKYNGLKDEIVEYSDNDPATFEAMKKAIEVAHAAANRWTDNIFTLQQWCSHNFPQAKEQLDHLYNEVGIADDFDYLELPAAASVCSPGDQMLEGKP